In one window of Mesoplodon densirostris isolate mMesDen1 chromosome 4, mMesDen1 primary haplotype, whole genome shotgun sequence DNA:
- the ARL5B gene encoding ADP-ribosylation factor-like protein 5B has protein sequence MMGLIFAKLWSLFCNQEHKVIIVGLDNAGKTTILYQFLMNEVVHTSPTIGSNVEEIVVKNTHFLMWDIGGQESLRSSWNTYYSNTEFIILVVDSIDRERLAITKEELYRMLAHEDLRKAAVLIFANKQDMKGCMTAAEISKYLTLSSIKDHPWHIQSCCALTGEGLCQGLEWMTSRIGVR, from the exons AACACAAAGTAATTATAGTGGGACTGGATAACGCAGGGAAAACCACCATTCTTTATCAATT CTTAATGAATGAAGTGGTTCATACATCTCCAACCATAGGAAGCAATGTTGAAGAAATAGTTGTGAAGAACACTCATTTTCTTATGTGGGATATTGGTGGTCAAGAGTCACTGCGATCATCCTGGAACACGTATTACTCAAACACAGAG TTCATCATTCTTGTGGTTGACAGCATTGACAGGGAACGACTAGCTATTACGAAAGAAGAATTATATAGAATGTTGGCTCACGAG GATTTACGGAAAGCTGCAGTCCTTATCTTCGCCAATAAACAGGATATGAAAGGGTGTATGACAGCAGCTGAAATCTCTAAATACCTCACCCTCAGTTCAATTAAGGATCATCCATGGCACATTCAGTCCTGCTGTGCTTTAACAGGAGAAGG GTTATGCCAAGGTCTAGAGTGGATGACCTCCCGGATTGGTGTGAGATAA